TGTTTGTGAGTGCACCAAATACTTTGGATGGAAATCACATTGATATTTTAGATACTTCTAGTGCAAAGTACCAATCAGAAACTACAGGACTTGTGGATGGTACAGGTACAGAAGATGAAGTAATTGAGCAGATAAAGACACTGGTTTCTGTTCTTCCTGCAAATAATGAAGATGATATGTCCTATGATGAGTGCACAGATGATCTCAATAGAGCAGTGGACATTGCAGGATGTGTTGAGGATGCCGCATTGGCACTTAGCTACATTTCAGACAATAATTTCTTCTTTAGTGTGAAGAAGAATTTTGCACCTGAGATGGTCACGGCATTTATTCGCCTCAATGGTCAGACTATTGGTTGTGTGGCTAACACAAGTAAATATTTTGATGAAGATGGAAATGTGGCCTTAGAATGTGACAAGACGCTCACAGCAAAGGGAGCAAGAAAGGCAACAGAGTTCATTGATTTTTGTGATGCCTTCCAAATTCCTGTACTCACTTTAGTTAATGTCAAGGGCTATGCAGCGACCAAGGGAACAGAAAAGCATATGGCAAAGGCAGCAGCAAGATTGACCTATGCTTTTGCAAATGCAACTGTACCAAAAGTAAGTGTCATTGTCGGCGACGCATTTGGCAGTGCATATCTTAGTATGAATTCAAAGTCTATCGGTGCAGATATGGTATATGCTTGGCCACAAGCAAAGATTGGTATGATGGATGCGAGAGAAGCAGCAAGAATTATCTATGAACAAGAAATTGAAGCGTCTGATGATCAAGTGGCAACAATCAATGCATATACAAATCAGTACAATGAGTTGCAGTCTTCTGCAATTTCCGCAGCGAGAAGAGGATATGTGGATGATATTATTGATCCAGCACAAACTCGTCAGAGATTGATTGCAGCATTTGAGATGTTATTTACAAAGAGAGAAGATCGTCCAGCTAAGAAACATGGTACGATTTAATACGAGGTGACATAATGAAGCAAAAGATGAGACAGGTATTGTTCTGTCTAGTGATGGTGCTTGGAATTATCGGCCTTGCAGGTTGCTCTAGCAAGAAGAAGACACAGATTGATGCAGGTGTGGAATCACAGATTACTAGTTATGTCAATCAAATGATGTCACAGCTAGAGAGTGCCGATGATAATACATTGACAAGTGCAATCAAGCAGTACGAAGATAGTGATGATGCAACACAGGTTGCATTTGGAACTGCACTGCAGAACTGGGTAGATAATAAGGAGATCATTGGTAAAATTTCTGGAGATCCTGCAGATGTAAAGATCAAGGAAGGTGATAACAAGGGATACGATGTCAAGTTTAAATTGACTGGAGAAAAGAGAAACGCAAGCGTCAGCCTTGGGTTATCAAAAAAATTAGAATTGACTAGTTTATCATTCAATCCAGTTTATAGCGTTATGGAGAAGATGGAAAAGGCGTTTATGAACTTGTTGATGGGAATGGGAACTGTGTTTGTAATCTTGATTTTTATTTCCTGGTTGATCAGCCTTTTCAAGTATATCAATGTATTTGAAGCAAAGGTAAAAGCTACAAAAGAAGTGAAGGTTGAACAAGTAGAAGAGGTGATTGCGACTGAATCACCTGTACAAGAAAACGAGCCAGAGCTTAGTGATGATCTAGAATTGGTTGCTGTAATTACAGCAGCAATTGCTGCCTATACAGGAAATAGTACAGATGGTCTTGTTGTTCGCTCAATTAAGCGAGTAAGCAAAAAGAGAAGATAGTAATCGGAGGAAAAATCTCAATGAAGAATTATACAATTACAGTAAATGGAAACACATATCAAGTACAAGTAGAAGAGGGCGAAGCTAGTTCAGTTTCTTCTCCAGTGACACCACTTGCAAAGCCTACTCAAGCTGCACCTAAGGCAGAGGTTAAGGCATCAACAGGTGCTGCAGGATCTATTAAGGTGGAGTCTCCAATGGCTGGAAAGATTCTTGCAGTAAAGGCTAATGTTGGACAGAGTGTAAAGAGAGGCGAAGTTTTACTTGTTCTTGAGGCAATGAAGATGGAAAATGAGATTGTAGCACCAGAAGATGGAACAGTTGCAAGTATTAATGTGGCGGCAGGTGATGCTGTTGAGACTGGTCAGGTATTGGCTACATTAAACTAAGATTGAACATCTTATGGAGGGATTACAATGGATTACATTTTTAATACGCTAAGCAATCTCCTTCAGCAAACCGCATTTTTGAGTATGACGGGTGGAAATATCTTAATGATTTTGGTTGCTTGTGTATTTTTATACTTGGCAATCGCAAAGGGATTTGAACCACTACTACTTGTTCCAATTGCGTTTGGTATGCTGTTGGTTAATATTTATCCAGACATTATGCTTGCACCAGAAAATTCAAAAAACGGTGTGGGTGGATTGTTACACTATTTCTATATTCTCGATGAGTGGAGTATTTTGCCATCATTGATTTTTATGGGTGTTGGTGCTCAGACAGATTTTGGACCTCTAATTGCCAATCCGAAGAGCTTTCTGCTCGGTGCAGCTGCACAGTTTGGTATTTATGCAGCCTATTTGATTGCTATTTTGATGGGCTTTAATGATAAGGCGGCAGCAGCAATTTCTATTATCGGTGGTGCCGATGGACCTACATCCATCTTTCTTGCAGGAAAATTGCAGCAGACAGAATATTTAGGACCAATTGCTGTTGCTGCGTATTCCTATATGGCTCTTGTGCCAATTATTCAGCCACCAATTATGAAGATGTTTACAACAGAAGAGGAAAGAAAGATCAAGATGGGACAGCTTCGTCCAGTATCAAAGCTTGAAAAAATCTTATTCCCAATTATTGTTACCATCGTTGTGTGCTTAATTCTTCCGACAACAGCCCCACTTGTTGGTATGTTGATGCTTGGAAACCTCTTTAAGGAGAGTGGCGTTGTTAAACAGCTTACTGAGACAGCAGCCAATGCAATGATGTATATTGTGGTTATTTTACTTGGTACATCTGTTGGTGCAACGACGAGTGCAGAAGCTTTCTTGAAGGTAACAACAATCAAAATTGTTATTCTTGGATTGGTTGCCTTTGCATTTGGTACTTGGGCAGGAGTTGTATTTGGAAAATTGTTGTGTAAGGCAACGGGTGGAAAGGTTAATCCTTTGATTGGCTCGGCAGGTGTTTCTGCTGTGCCTATGGCGGCCAGAGTATCACAAAAGGTTGGTTCTGAGGCAGATCCTACAAATTTCCTTTTGATGCATGCTATGGGACCAAATGTTGCTGGTGTTATCGGTACTGCGGTTGCGGCTGGAACATTTATGGCAATCTTTGGTGTGAAATAGAGAGGAGATTATAATGGCAGATAAGAAATTAGGGATTGTTGAGACCGTTCTTCGAGATGCTCATCAATCTTTAGTGGCGACAAGAATGACGACAGAGCAGATGCTTCCAATTATTGACAAGATGGATAAGGTTGGTTACCACGCAGTGGAATGCTGGGGTGGAGCAACATTTGACGCTTGTTTGAGATTTTTACATGAAGATCCATGGGAGAGATTGAGAAAGCTAAGAGATGGATTTAAAAATACAAAATTACAGATGCTCTTTAGAGGACAAAATATTTTAGGTTATAATCACTATGCTGATGATGTTGTAGAATATTTTGTACAAAAATCTGTGGCAAATGGAATAGATGTCATCCGTATTTTTGATTGTTTAAACGACATTCGAAATTTGGAAACAGCAGTAAAGGCAACAGTGAAGGAAAAGGCTGATGCACAAATTGCTCTTTGCTATACTTTGGGAGATGCCTATACTTTGGACTATTGGAAGGACATCGCAAAGAGAATTGAAGATATGGGGGCAACATCTTTGTGCGTAAAAGATATGGCGGGCTTGTTGACGCCATATACAGCACAGGAGTTGTTATCGGCACTTCGCTCTTCTACCTCACTTCCAATTGATGTTCATACTCATTACACATCGGGTGTGGCTTCAATGACCTACTTAAAGGCTGTAGAAAATGGTGCAAATATTATTGACACGGCGATTTCCCCATTCGCTATGGGAACTAGTCAACCAGCCACAGAGGTTATGGTACAGACATTTAAGGGAACGGAATATGATACCGGTCTTGATCTTGATCTTCTTTCTGAAATTGCGGATTACTTTAGACCAATTAGGGAAAAGTTTATGGCTGATGGTCTGCTAAATCCTAAGGTTTTGGGTGTCAATATCAATACATTGCGTTATCAGGTACCAGGTGGTATGCTTTCAAACTTAATCAAGCAATTAAAGGATGCTGGTAAGGAAGATAAGTACCGCGAGGTATTGGAAGAAATTCCAAGAGTTCGCAAGGATTTTGGTGAACCACCACTAGTTACACCATCATCTCAGATTGTTGGAACGCAGGCCGTAATGAATGTACTTTCTGGAGAAAGATACAAGATGGTTCCTACAGAATCAAAGAAGATTCTTCTTGGCGAATTTGGTCAGACCGTAAAACCATTTAATGCAGAGATTCAAAAGAAGATTATTGGTGATGAGAAGCCAATCACGGACAGACCAGCAAATCATATTGCACCACAGTTGCCAGGATTTGAAAAGGCTTGTGCACAGTGGAAGCAGCAGGATGAAGATGTGCTTTCTTATGCATTGTTCCCTAAGGTAGCAGAAGATTTCTTCAAGTACCGCGAGGCACAGCAATCAAAGGTAGATGTAGAAAAGGCAAAGGCAAAGTCATACCCTGTGTAATTGTTTAGTATTTTGTCAGTGTGCGAAGGAAGCCCTTCGCACACTTTTTGTGTTTTAGGAGGAAAAATGATTCAAAATTATGATGTATTACAAATTGGATTTTATGAATATGGGCAATGTTTTACAGGAAGTGACACAGGAATGAGGTATCGTATTGCGAGGGAACCACTTGAAAATGTTCACTTTACACCAATGGACAAGCGAGGAGAGGCACATTTAAAAGTTACAATTTGGCCAGAACCCTTTGCTTACGACAAGACAGCAGAGGAATTGAAGGAAGATAAATTATTTGAGTATTCTCAGCAGGGGCTTTTAGAAGCTGTTGCGTGGTTGAATCAACAGCGTTCTTCAAGAGAATGGTAGAATATAAAAACAATACTAGTATACAACTTACAAAATATATCAGCACTCTAAATAATTGAGTGCTAAAAATGAATTGACTTTTCTTTTCTATTGACTATAATAGTAGATAGTAAGTTAAGAAAGGGAGGAAGAGACAGTGAAAAAAGGAAATTTGTCTATTCATAGTGAGAATTTATTTCCCATTATTAAGAAATGGTTATATTCAGATCATGATATTTTTGTTAGAGAGTTGGTATCAAATGCAACCGATGCCATTACAAAACTAAAGAAATTGGCATTGATTGGGGAATTCAATGCACCAGAAGATGAAAAGTATAGTGTGCAGGTGGAGATTAGTCCAAGTCAAAAGGTAATCACAATTACAGATAATGGTATTGGTATGACGGAAGACGAAATTGATGAATATATCAATCAGATTGCTTTTTCAGGGGCACAGGACTTTATTGAAAAGTACAAAGACAAAGCAAGTGATGATCAGATTATTGGTCACTTTGGATTGGGATTTTATTCTGCCTTTATGGTGGCAGACAAGGTGACTATTGATACTCTTTCTTACAAGGAAGGTGCAAAGGCCGTAAAGTGGTCTTCTGATGGCGGAACAGAATATGAGATGGGAGAGAGTGACCGAACAGAGCGAGGAACCAGTATTACACTCTATTTAAATGATGAGAGTCATGAATTTGCAAATGCATATCGTGTGCGAGAGGTACTTGAAAAGTATTGTTCCTTTATGCCTGTGGAGATCTTTTTGAAGGATTTGGATGAAAAGGTAGAAGAGAATCCAGAGAAAGAGAATGAAAAAAAAGAGGAACCAAAACCAATTAATGACATTCACCCACTTTGGAATCGTCATCCAAATGAGTGCAGCAAAGAAGATTATATTGCGTTTTATCAAAAAGTATTTCATGACTACAAGGAGCCACTGTTTTGGATTCATTTAAATATGGATTATCCATTCCATCTAAAGGGAATTTTGTATTTCCCTAAGATTGGTAACCAATATGAGAGCATTGAGGGCACAATTAAACTTTATAATACACAGGTATTTATTGCAGACAATATCAAGGAGGTAATTCCAGAATTTTTGATGCTTTTAAAGGGAGTTATTGATTGCCCAGATCTACCACTTAATGTTTCGAGGTCAGCACTGCAAAATGATGGCTTTGTCAAGAAAATTTCAGACTATATCACAAAAAAGGTTGCTGATAAACTGGTAGGAATGTGCAAAGTCGATCGAGAAAGTTATGAGAAGTACTGGGATGATTTGTCTCCATTTATTAAGTTTGGCTGTTTAAAGGATGAGAAGTTTGAGGAGAAAATGAAAGATTCAATTCTCTTTAAAGACTTGGACGACAAGTATACAACACTTCGTGATCTGTGTGGTGAAGAACAGGAAAAGACATTATACTATGTGACAGATGTCAATGAGCAAAGTCAGTATATCAAAATGTTTAAAGAGGCAGGAAAGAATGCTGTGATTCTTTCTGATGTCATTGACTCGGCCTTTATTGGACAATTGGAATACAAAAATAAGGGACTAAAGTTTTTGAGAATTGATGCAGATATTCAGGCCGCACTAAAGCAGGAAGACAGTGACGAAGAGACAAAAAAGAAATACGATGAAGTGGCCAAGAAGGTCAAAGACGAAATTGGGGATGAGAAGCTCAATGTGGAGATTCAAACATTGCAAAACAATTCTATTGCATCAATGATTACTTTATCTGAGGAATCAAGAAGAATGCAGGATATGATGAAGCAATATGCAATGCCAGGAATGAATAGTGCAATGTTTGATAATGGTGGACGAACCCTTGTGCTCAATGTAAGTCATCCATTAGTGAAGCAACTTGTAGAGAACACAGAGGGCGAAAACTTCGCACTATTGAGCGAACAACTCTATGATTTAGCCAGCCTTGGACATGGCTCATTGTCACCAGAAAGATTGGAAAAGTTTATTCAAAGAACGAATGAACTTATGGAGAAGCTAAACACCGTCTAAGAGGTGAGAAATGGAATATAAGATTATTGGAGATAGTTGTTGCGACTTCAATAGAGAACAACTAGAGGATAGATTACATTTTCAATCCATACCATTGCAACTAGAAATTGGGGATTATCACATAGCAGATGATGCCCAGTTTCATCAAAAAGATTTTCTTGGGCGAATGCGTACCTCCAGTGTTGGAGCAAAAACGGCTTGTCCCTCTCCTGAGGAATTTAAATTGGCAATGAATTGCAGTGCAGAAATGATTTTTGTAGTGACCTTATCAGAGCATCTAAGTGGATCTTATCAAAGTGCAGTTTTAGGGAAGCAGTTGTATGAGGAGGAATATGGGGTGGATCACAAAAAGATTCTAATTATTCCTTCAAATTCTGCAGCTGCTGGTCAATATCGCCTAGTGGTGGCTCTGGAGAGAATGTGCAAATTGAATTTTTCATTTGAGCAAATAAAAGAGAAGATTTTTTACCTGCGCAATCAAATGAAGACCTATTTTGTATTGGAATCATTGGAGACACTGAGAAAAAATGGACGGCTTTCAGGGCTTTCTGCTTTTTTTGCCTCAGCACTCAATATTAAGCCAATAATGGGGGCAAGTGAGGGAAAGATTATTAAGCTTGATCAGGCCCGAGGAATGAATAGAGCATTGGCCAAGATGGCAGAGATTGCAACAAAGGAGGGAGAAAATCTTCCCGAAAAGATTCTGTGTATCACTCATGTTAATTGTCCAGAGCGTGCACAATTTGTTGCTGACCATTTTAAAGCAATGGGGATTTGTAAAGAAATATTTATTACAGAGGCCATGGGGGTTTCGACAATCTATGCGGGGGATGGCGGAATTGTCATAGGGTTTGTATAAAAAAAGGGGGGTATAGTCCCCTCTTTTTTATAACTTATACAACTTTTCCAATAACACCAAAAGAGAGGATCATCATAATCACACTTGCCATGAGTACGCCAAGAAGTGCAGATAAAAAGGCCTTCTTTTTGTCCATCTCTAAGGCAGCGGCAATCATACATCCTGTCCAAGCTCCAGTTCCAGGAAGTGGAACGCCAACAAAAAGAACGAGTCCCCAGAATCCTACACTTTCAATTTTGGAACGATTTTTTTGGATTTTTTTGTCCAGCCAATTTCCAAATGCATTGAGAACACCAATTTTTGAATTGCGCAAATACTCAAAGAAGCGATTAAATAAGATGAGAATAAATGGAATAGGAATAAGATTTCCAATAATACAGATGATGTAGCTTTGAACAGGATCAAGTCCCAGTAAGGAAGCTGCAATCATTCCTCCACGCAATTCAAGAATTGGGAATAATGAAATAATAAAGACGATGAGTTGTTTTCCATAAGTGAGTGCAAGCAATCCACCCATTGCACCAACGAGGTGCTTTGCCAATTTTTCAGCCATAGTTACAGTCCTTTCAATATTTTTTTAATATTGGTATTTTAACAGATTGCATAAGAACTGACAAGGTGATATTATTTTATGATATTATCTTATAAAAAGGAGTGCAATAAATTGATGGAAAGATTAGAAAAAGCTGCATTAGTCTTAGAGGGAGGATCCTTGCGTGGATTGTTTACCGCAGGGGTGTTGGATACTTTTCTGGAAAATGAAATTTATATGTCCTATGTCAATGGTGTTTCAGCAGGGGCAATGAACGGAATGAATTATATCAGCAAACAAAAAGGAAGAGCAAAGCGCATCAGTCTGACCTATCTCCATGACAGAAGGTATATCAGTAAAATGACGATGTTTCGAAAAAGAAAGATTTTTAATTTTGATTTTTTGTTTAATGAAATTTCAGAAAATATAGATGTATTTGATTGGAAGGCTTTCCGTGAGAGTGAACAAAAATTTGAAGTTGTTGCCACAAGGTGCAAGAATGGAAGACCAGAATATTTTGAAAAGGAAAGCTGTTCAAGTATTGTAAAGGCAGTGGAGGCCTCAGCGTCTCTTCCACTACTTTCAAAAATGGTTACTGTGGAGGGGAAAAAATACCTCGATGGTGGTGTCTCTATGCCGATTGCTTATCAAAGGGCATTTGATCTGGGCTATCAAAAAGTTGTTTTGGTGTTGACAAGAGACAAAGGGTACAGAAAAAAGCCATTGTCCAATCTTTCTAAAAAGGTCTATGCTAGTTATTTTGGACCGCTTCCAAATTTTGTTGCCGCACTAGAAGAAGTTCCTGAGCGATACAATCGTATGCAGGAAGAAATTGAAAGGCTTGAAAAGGAGGGAAAGATCTTTGTCATTCGTCCGCAGGAGCCTGTGATTGTGAAGCGACTGGAAAAAAACAGCCAAAAACTTGAAGATTTATATCAACAAGCTGTGGAGTACACAAATGAGATTTTACCAAGGTTAAGAGAATATCTAAACTCCTAAAATCAATTTTAGACGTGACCCTGTATCCGATAGGCGATTCTTAACTAAAGATGACACTATCACATTGTTACGAGAACATAATCTTTTATATGATGATGCAACTGACAAACGACGAGATGTTATCTACGCCCGTGTATCATCGCATGA
This region of Lachnospiraceae bacterium oral taxon 096 genomic DNA includes:
- a CDS encoding carboxyl transferase, coding for MSQTTKKSAAIRIEKLLDDNSFVEVGSYVTARSTDFNMAETETPGDGVITGYGTIGGCLVYVYSQDNSILGGSMGEMHAKKIVNIYDQAMKMGAPIIGLIDCAGLRLQEATDALDAFGKIYLSQTMASGVIPQIQAVFGNCGGGMAVSTALADFTFMESEKASLFVSAPNTLDGNHIDILDTSSAKYQSETTGLVDGTGTEDEVIEQIKTLVSVLPANNEDDMSYDECTDDLNRAVDIAGCVEDAALALSYISDNNFFFSVKKNFAPEMVTAFIRLNGQTIGCVANTSKYFDEDGNVALECDKTLTAKGARKATEFIDFCDAFQIPVLTLVNVKGYAATKGTEKHMAKAAARLTYAFANATVPKVSVIVGDAFGSAYLSMNSKSIGADMVYAWPQAKIGMMDAREAARIIYEQEIEASDDQVATINAYTNQYNELQSSAISAARRGYVDDIIDPAQTRQRLIAAFEMLFTKREDRPAKKHGTI
- a CDS encoding OadG family protein, which gives rise to MRQVLFCLVMVLGIIGLAGCSSKKKTQIDAGVESQITSYVNQMMSQLESADDNTLTSAIKQYEDSDDATQVAFGTALQNWVDNKEIIGKISGDPADVKIKEGDNKGYDVKFKLTGEKRNASVSLGLSKKLELTSLSFNPVYSVMEKMEKAFMNLLMGMGTVFVILIFISWLISLFKYINVFEAKVKATKEVKVEQVEEVIATESPVQENEPELSDDLELVAVITAAIAAYTGNSTDGLVVRSIKRVSKKRR
- a CDS encoding biotin/lipoyl-binding protein; translated protein: MKNYTITVNGNTYQVQVEEGEASSVSSPVTPLAKPTQAAPKAEVKASTGAAGSIKVESPMAGKILAVKANVGQSVKRGEVLLVLEAMKMENEIVAPEDGTVASINVAAGDAVETGQVLATLN
- a CDS encoding sodium ion-translocating decarboxylase subunit beta, whose product is MDYIFNTLSNLLQQTAFLSMTGGNILMILVACVFLYLAIAKGFEPLLLVPIAFGMLLVNIYPDIMLAPENSKNGVGGLLHYFYILDEWSILPSLIFMGVGAQTDFGPLIANPKSFLLGAAAQFGIYAAYLIAILMGFNDKAAAAISIIGGADGPTSIFLAGKLQQTEYLGPIAVAAYSYMALVPIIQPPIMKMFTTEEERKIKMGQLRPVSKLEKILFPIIVTIVVCLILPTTAPLVGMLMLGNLFKESGVVKQLTETAANAMMYIVVILLGTSVGATTSAEAFLKVTTIKIVILGLVAFAFGTWAGVVFGKLLCKATGGKVNPLIGSAGVSAVPMAARVSQKVGSEADPTNFLLMHAMGPNVAGVIGTAVAAGTFMAIFGVK
- a CDS encoding oxaloacetate decarboxylase subunit alpha — translated: MADKKLGIVETVLRDAHQSLVATRMTTEQMLPIIDKMDKVGYHAVECWGGATFDACLRFLHEDPWERLRKLRDGFKNTKLQMLFRGQNILGYNHYADDVVEYFVQKSVANGIDVIRIFDCLNDIRNLETAVKATVKEKADAQIALCYTLGDAYTLDYWKDIAKRIEDMGATSLCVKDMAGLLTPYTAQELLSALRSSTSLPIDVHTHYTSGVASMTYLKAVENGANIIDTAISPFAMGTSQPATEVMVQTFKGTEYDTGLDLDLLSEIADYFRPIREKFMADGLLNPKVLGVNINTLRYQVPGGMLSNLIKQLKDAGKEDKYREVLEEIPRVRKDFGEPPLVTPSSQIVGTQAVMNVLSGERYKMVPTESKKILLGEFGQTVKPFNAEIQKKIIGDEKPITDRPANHIAPQLPGFEKACAQWKQQDEDVLSYALFPKVAEDFFKYREAQQSKVDVEKAKAKSYPV
- the htpG gene encoding molecular chaperone HtpG, with amino-acid sequence MKKGNLSIHSENLFPIIKKWLYSDHDIFVRELVSNATDAITKLKKLALIGEFNAPEDEKYSVQVEISPSQKVITITDNGIGMTEDEIDEYINQIAFSGAQDFIEKYKDKASDDQIIGHFGLGFYSAFMVADKVTIDTLSYKEGAKAVKWSSDGGTEYEMGESDRTERGTSITLYLNDESHEFANAYRVREVLEKYCSFMPVEIFLKDLDEKVEENPEKENEKKEEPKPINDIHPLWNRHPNECSKEDYIAFYQKVFHDYKEPLFWIHLNMDYPFHLKGILYFPKIGNQYESIEGTIKLYNTQVFIADNIKEVIPEFLMLLKGVIDCPDLPLNVSRSALQNDGFVKKISDYITKKVADKLVGMCKVDRESYEKYWDDLSPFIKFGCLKDEKFEEKMKDSILFKDLDDKYTTLRDLCGEEQEKTLYYVTDVNEQSQYIKMFKEAGKNAVILSDVIDSAFIGQLEYKNKGLKFLRIDADIQAALKQEDSDEETKKKYDEVAKKVKDEIGDEKLNVEIQTLQNNSIASMITLSEESRRMQDMMKQYAMPGMNSAMFDNGGRTLVLNVSHPLVKQLVENTEGENFALLSEQLYDLASLGHGSLSPERLEKFIQRTNELMEKLNTV
- a CDS encoding DegV family protein; the encoded protein is MEYKIIGDSCCDFNREQLEDRLHFQSIPLQLEIGDYHIADDAQFHQKDFLGRMRTSSVGAKTACPSPEEFKLAMNCSAEMIFVVTLSEHLSGSYQSAVLGKQLYEEEYGVDHKKILIIPSNSAAAGQYRLVVALERMCKLNFSFEQIKEKIFYLRNQMKTYFVLESLETLRKNGRLSGLSAFFASALNIKPIMGASEGKIIKLDQARGMNRALAKMAEIATKEGENLPEKILCITHVNCPERAQFVADHFKAMGICKEIFITEAMGVSTIYAGDGGIVIGFV
- a CDS encoding small multi-drug export protein; its protein translation is MAEKLAKHLVGAMGGLLALTYGKQLIVFIISLFPILELRGGMIAASLLGLDPVQSYIICIIGNLIPIPFILILFNRFFEYLRNSKIGVLNAFGNWLDKKIQKNRSKIESVGFWGLVLFVGVPLPGTGAWTGCMIAAALEMDKKKAFLSALLGVLMASVIMMILSFGVIGKVV
- a CDS encoding patatin family protein is translated as MERLEKAALVLEGGSLRGLFTAGVLDTFLENEIYMSYVNGVSAGAMNGMNYISKQKGRAKRISLTYLHDRRYISKMTMFRKRKIFNFDFLFNEISENIDVFDWKAFRESEQKFEVVATRCKNGRPEYFEKESCSSIVKAVEASASLPLLSKMVTVEGKKYLDGGVSMPIAYQRAFDLGYQKVVLVLTRDKGYRKKPLSNLSKKVYASYFGPLPNFVAALEEVPERYNRMQEEIERLEKEGKIFVIRPQEPVIVKRLEKNSQKLEDLYQQAVEYTNEILPRLREYLNS